In one Podarcis muralis chromosome 7, rPodMur119.hap1.1, whole genome shotgun sequence genomic region, the following are encoded:
- the PHACTR4 gene encoding phosphatase and actin regulator 4 isoform X3 → MSQEMEDSIAEEVDQPSQDAGMGSDVLESGDTTPPSKRKSKFSGFGKIFKPWKWRKKKSSGKFKETSEDEEEPDKLSHDALKNGHTIPIDGSGIVNLAHLEEETGKRTSLKKPVPLEELKNSQGTLDGHPNSEVEHHHHHDSHAPKQPLLPPKRPLSSSSQETSNVQARDLGPPSSTARTMPPSTVAAATSTAKGVNFSTAPSPAPRTVPSAFTNARTTAATNATMAAPAKQPPVPPPKPMNRNSNPLIAELTQAISSGTALSKPSPPLPPKRGIPLNLPSSLESAAAPKSPNERSSYPSSIPAHMLPPHPPPSPSPPLPSHIPPEPAHVPSPSSTPGAEPPLPSELRAETPQEGLSVLDAGKRIAEQGFGEPRMPSRLPPLPLHIRIQQALTSPLPSTPPAEGSHRAHSLLFENEGSYDDNGTLGRTKSLPVTIEMLKVPDDDEEEEGVQEDVHHSNSHVYIGESPTVTVIPRLSLQTVQDEEEGPSDSDSEGPILYKEEEEEDEEDDSHNTALANKVKRKDTLAMKLGHMAPRQELPEENTTFPRKSKEEWQEIRQQIGTTLIRRLSQRPTAEELEQRNILQQKNEADRQAEKREIKRRLTRKLSQRPTVAELQARKILRFNEYVEVTDAQDYDRRADKPWTKLTPADKAAIRKELNEFKSSEMEVHEESKQFTRFHRP, encoded by the exons ATGAGGAGGAGCCGGACAAACTCAGCCACGATGCCTTGAAAAATGGACACACTATCCCCATTGACGGTTCTGGGATTGTCAACCTTGCACATTTGGAGGAAGAGACTGGAAAAAGAACAAGCCTTAAGAAGCCTGTTCCATTAGAGGAGCTGAAGAATTCACAAG GAACCTTGGACGGCCATCCCAATTCAGAAGTGGAGCACCACCACCATCATGATTCTCATGCTCCTAAACAGCCTCTGCTTCCCCCGAAACGACCTTTGTCATCCTCCTCTCAGGAAACGAGCAATGTGCAGGCGAGGGATCTTGGCCCTCCCAGCAGCACCGCAAGGACTATGCCTCCCTCCACAGTTGCGGCTGCCACCAGCACAGCAAAAGGGGTCAATTTTTCCACTGCTCCCTCCCCAGCCCCTAGGACTGTGCCCTCTGCTTTCACAAATGCTCGCACTACTGCTGCTACGAATGCTACCATGGCAGCACCAGCCAAGCAACCCCCTGTTCCACCTCCCAAGCCAATGAATAGGAATAGCAACCCCTTAATAG CTGAATTGACTCAAGCGATCAGTAGTGGCACAGCTTTGTCTAAGCCTTCTCCGCCTTTGCCTCCCAAGAGAGGCATCCCATTAAACTTGCCTTCATCCCTTGAATCGGCTGCTGCTCCCAAGTCGCCTAATGAAAGGTCGTCCTACCCTTCCTCGATACCGGCGCACATGCTGCCACCTCACCCGCCGCCTTCTCCTTCGCCACCTCTGCCTTCGCACATTCCTCCAGAACCCGCCCATGTCCCTtcgccttcctccacccctggggcAGAGCCTCCCCTTCCCTCTGAACTGCGGGCGGAAACCCCGCAGGAAGGGCTGTCCGTGCTAGATGCAGGCAAGAGGATAGCCGAGCAGGGCTTTGGAGAGCCTCGGATGCCTTCGCGGCTGCCCCCACTCCCGCTCCACATCCGCATCCAGCAAGCGCTGACAAGCCCCCTGCCATCAACGCCGCCAGCAGAAGGCTCACACAGGGCACACTCGCTGCTCTTTGAGAACGAAGGCTCCTATGACGACAACGGGACCCTGGGCAGAACGAAGTCACTGCCGGTTACTATTGAGATGCTGAAAGT TCCAGACgatgatgaagaggaggaaggtgTCCAAGAGGATGTGCATCATTCCAATTCCCATGTTTACATTGGAGAGTCTCCCACTGTTACGGTCATTCCCAGGCTCAGCCTCCAGACAGTACAGGATGAAGAGGAGGGTCCAAGCGACTCAGACTCTGAGGGACCTATTCtgtacaaggaggaggaggaagaggatgaagaAGATGACAGCCATAACA CTGCACTAGCCAACAAAGTCAAGAGGAAAGATACCCTAGCCATGAAACTGGGCCACATGGCTCCCAGGCAGGAGCTACCAGAAGAGAACACCACGTTTCCTCGGAAGAGCAAGGAAGAGTGGCAGGAAATCCGCCAGCAGATTGGGACGACACTGATCAG GCGATTAAGTCAGAGACCAACAGCAGAAGAATTGGAGCAAAGGAATATACTTCAAC AAAAAAATGAGGCCGACCGGCAAGCTGAAAAAAGGGAAATAAAGCGCCGGCTCACCAGAAAG CTTAGTCAAAGGCCTACTGTGGCTGAACTGCAGGCAAGGAAGATCCTGAGGTTTAATGAATATGTGGAGGTAACAGATGCCCAGGACTACGACAGGCGAGCAGACAAGCCATGGACCAAATTAACCCCTGCTGACAAG GCTGCCATCCGGAAGGAGCTGAACGAGTTCAAGAGCTCTGAAATGGAAGTCCACGAAGAGAGCAAGCAGTTCACACG GTTTCATCGGCCATGA